Genomic window (Spirosoma sp. KCTC 42546):
GACCAGAAAACAGGTCAGCGTTTGCCTGGTTTGAACAGTCGTCCCGAGCATATCAAGGAGGTCGTGGAAGGTATGCTGAAACGTCTTCGTACTGATCGGATTGATTTATTGTACCAACACCGGGTCGATCCGACGGTTCCGATTGAAGACGTAGCTGGAACGATCAAAGACCTGATCAAAGAAGGGAAGGTACTGCACTACGGCCTGTCTGAACCCGGACCGCAAACCGTACGGCGCGCCCATGCCGTTCATCCGGTTACAGCCATTCAGAACGAATACTCGCTTCTCTGGCGTGGACCGGAACAGGTCATTATTCCGCTCTGCCAGGAACTGGGTATCGGCTTCGTACCCTGGAGTCCGCTGGGCGTAGGTTTTCTGACCGGCGCTATCGACGCCAATACCCGGTTCGCGCCCGGCGACATTCGCGGAATGGAGTCCCGGTTTTCGCCCGAGAATATAACCCACAACCTAGCCCTGCTGGACTTCGTGAAAAGCTGGGCTGCCAAAAAGAAGTCCACACCCGCGCAGGTATCGCTGGCCTGGCTGCTGGCGCAGAAACCATGGATCGTGCCGATTCCGGGTACCACGCAGATGGAGCACATGCTCGAAAACGTTGGGGCCGCCGATGTCCGGTTTACTGCCGATGAGCTAACCCAATTTAATGCCGAATTAGCCAAAATCGAGGTTAAGGGAGAGCGTTTGCCGCAAATGGTGCTTGCGTTCTCGAATGTGGAAGCACCGGCGAAGAAGTAAACCTGATTGCGCTTCATTCACTGAGGTGAGTTATAGCCTTTGTGCTTAGCTACGCTAGTCGCCACGAAACATCCGACCGGAATGAGAATAACTGCTTTTATAATGCACATCCTGTTGTCATTACTTCTGTTGATTGGAGCTTGCTCTTCTTCCCAAACGGAGAGCGTTCAGGTTACCGATCAGCCTACTGTAAAGCCCGGCAATACCTTGCCGGGCAAGGTATTGATTGTGTATTTGTCCCGAACCAATAATACCAGGGCCTTAGCGGACATCATTCACAAGCATGTGGGTGGAACATTGGTGGCCCTTGAATTGTCAACCCCCTACCCCGCAAACTACCGGGCTACCGTAGAACAGGTAGCGAAGGAAAATGAGACTGGTTTCCTGCCCCCGTTAAAAACAAAAATTGACAGCATCCAAGCGTACGATATTGTGTTTGTCGGCTTTCCAACCTGGGGCATGCAGTTGCCCCCGCCCATGAAAAGTTTTTTGCGTCAGTATGATTTCAGCGGTAAAACCATCATTCCGTTTAATAGCAATGGGGGCTACGGTATTGGCAGTACGTTCCAGACAGTTAAGGAACTATGTCCCAACAGCAATATACTGGAAGGTTTTACGATGCGGGGTGGCTCGGAACGGGATGGTCAATTGCTGGTTATTCAAGGCGATAAGGCCAAAGAAGCCGAAACGAACATAGTGAAATGGTTGCGTACGATTAACCTATTGAAATAAATCAACTATAATGGAAACAAGATTAGTAGGAACTAGTGGCCTACGGGTGTCCGCATTGGGCTTAGGCTGCATGGGCTTAAGCTATGGCTATGGCCCGGCAACCGATAAGCAGGATGCGATTAACTTGATTCGTGCTGCGTTCGATAAGGGCATTACGTTCTTCGATACAGCGGAGGCCTATGGTCCATTTGTCAACGAAGAATTGGTAGGTGAAGCGGTGCAGCCTTTCCGGGACCAGGTGGTGATTGCCACTAAATTCGGGTTTCAGCAGGGAGATTCCACCAAAGGGCAGGATAGCCGCCCCGAACGAATCCGGCAGGTGGCCGAAGAAGCGCTGAAGCGATTACGAACCGACCGCATCGATTTGTTTTATCAGCACCGTGTTGATCCTAATGTGCCGATCGAAGAGGTGGCCGGAACGGTCAAAGAGCTGATCCAGGAAGGCAAAGTAAAGCACTTCGGGATGAGCGAAGCGGGTGTACAGTCGATTCGTAAAGCCCACGCCGTACAACCCCTGGCCGCCTTGCAAAGTGAATACTCGTTATGGTGGCGGGAGCCGGAAAAAGAAATCTTACCAACCCTGGAAGAACTGGGCATTGGTTTTGTTCCGTTCAGCCCGCTGGGTAAAGGGTTTCTGACGGGAAAAATTGACGAAAATACGCAGTTCGACAAAACCGATTTCCGCAATGTGGTTCCCCGTTTTTCGGAAGAGAACCGGAAAGCCAATCAGAAGTTAGTTGACCTATTAGGCGACATGGCCAGGCAAAAAGCGGCCACACCGGCGCAGATTGCCCTGGCCTGGTTACTGGCGCAGAAGCCCTGGATTGTCCCGATCCCCGGCACGACCAAGCTGCACCGTCTGGAAGAAAATAGTGGAGCAGTCGATGTTGAACTGAGTCCTGATGACATTAGTCAGATTGATTCTGCCTTTTCCCAGATTCCGGTACAGGGAGATCGTTACCCGGCACACCTGCAAAAACGGGTGGGTAATTAAGAGCAACGCCCTCATGACACCGCTATGTAATCCTTACTATCACCTGTCTGGATAGATATGAAACAGCCCTGGGATTTTTTTCAGGCAAAAGCACTGGTTTTGCCCTTTGGCTTCTCGGGGAAATTACTAGTCGGATTACTCTTTCTGATACAAACTATAGATGCGGAAAGAGTTATGGTCAGTAGCAACAACACACAGATCGGACGTAGACTAAACAATGGTAGAATGGCAACACAACCTAAAAAAGGTCATTTAACTACCACTAATTACGTCCGGGACATTGTCAATCATTAGGCCTTTCAGGGCTTTGGCGAGTTGCTGTTACCCTGGGATGACAATACCCGTTATTACGACACGCGCCTGCGGGATGTGGGTTCACTTATGCCCTACCACAGTCACGTGATCCCCGACGTTGTCGTAGGCGCACTGAACCGAATGATCGATGATGTTGATGCCAAAAAGAGGGTCTTTTACGATGTTTACACCGACCAGCAAAAGCAAACGGATCGAGCCAAAACTAGAACGGGTCTGTTTTTTTACCGGGGCAAGCCGGGCGCTCCGTTCGCTATCGTTTGTCCGGGGGGTGGCTTTTCGTACGTAGGTTCGTTGCACGAAGGCTTTCCGCTCGCCGAAGAGATCAGTAAAGAAGGACTGAACGCGTTTGTAATCCGGTACCGCATTGGAGAACAGGTTGCCACCGAAGATCTGGCCGCAGCTATCGCGTATATTTTTCAGAACGCCCAAACTCTTGGTGTCAGTACAAAAGGTTATTCCTTATGGGGCGGGTCGGCAGGTGCCCGAATGGTTGGTAACATTGCGCTAAACGGCGTAGCCAGTTACGGCGTAGGCAACCTGCCTCAACCGGCAACTGTTGTTATTGCCTATACCGGCCAGTCCAGTTACTCGCCCAATTTTCCACCGACATTCATAACCGTTAGTGCCAATGATGGGATCGCAAACGCAGTAACGGTGGACCGGCGTGTTCAGAATTTAAAAAACGCGGGTGTAGCCGTCGAATACCGTCGATACAACCAGGCTGGTCATGGCTTTGGGACGGGGATAGGCACCGATGCCGCAGGCTGGATGCAGTACGCCATCGAATTCTGGAAAAACCATCTCGCCAACTAGATAATCAGGCAAACCAAAAGCGAACATCGGGCAATTTCAAGCATTCCGGGATGGATGAGTTACTGACCTGTGCCCGCCAAATCAGTGATTTTGGTATGAAATACCGTAATTTATATACCATTCAACTGAAGAAACAGCAGGAACTTTGGCGATTAATCGGTTAAACATACGGCAAGCATGAGCTGTTGTTACGACTATAATGGCAACTGAATGTATTTTCTCAACAGCAACGTTATGGCAATCATTAAGTTAACGATCAACGGCAAGGAGCAATCGATGGATGTCGATCCGCAGATGCCCCTCCTGTGGGCCATCCGGGACGTAGTGGGCCTGAAAGGTACGAAGTACGGCTGTGGCGTCGCCCAGTGTGGGGCCTGCACCGTCCACCTGAACGGTGAAGCGGTGCGTTCGTGCGTCACCAAAATGAGCCGGGCCGCTGGCCAGCAGGTGGTCACCATTGAAGGGCTCTCTCAAAACAATGATCACCCCCTGCAACAGGCCTGGCAGCAAATCGACGTGCCCCAGTGTGGTTACTGTCACTCCGGACAGCTCATGTCGGCCGCGGTGCTGCTTCGGGAGAACCCCAACCCGACCGATGCGGATATCGATGCGGCTATGGCGGGCAATATTTGCCGGTGCGGCACGTACCCCCGCATTCGGAAAGCCATTCATGTAGCGGCCAGTGGAGCGGATCGAAAGCTCGGCAAAAGCGAGTAATGTTACGTCGTCAACAATAAAGCCGGTAGCCACCTCCATAAACGCATTCAGAAACGAAAGCACGTCCGTCTATGCCTTTACGAACAATCTATAACCTGGCCATTCTTCTGTCGATGACAGGGATTATGGCCTCTACGTTTACCACGCATACTGATCCGATCAGTACCAGCCCGATGAACACAGCAGCCCATGTTGCACCCATCAAAAAAGATCCGGTCCGGAGGGACAGCGTTACGTCGGTGAAAGCGTTTGCCAATGTCTACAAAGTGCTGATGAGTCCGCGCTGCATGAACTGTCATCCATCGGGTGATATACCGCTCCAGGGCGACGACAATCACCTGCACACGATGGGCCCTCGTCGGGGTACGGATGGCAAAGGCATTTATGCCATGAAATGCTCGAACTGCCATCAGCCAACCAACACGCCGGGTCTGCATACGCCACCAGGAAATCCAGAATGGCATTTACCCCCGGCAACCATGCGGATGGTTTTCCAGGGACGAACACCCCGCCAATTAGCCAAACAACTGGTCGATCCCAAGCAAAATGGGAATAAGAACGTGGAAAAACTGCTGGAACACGCAGACGATGGCCTGGTAAAGGCTGGCTGGAACCCCGGTGAAGGCCGGACGCTGCCCCCCATGAGTCATGCTGAATTTAAAAAAGCCTGGACGACCTGGATCAACACAGGCGCCTACGCCCCTCAACGGTAACAAAAGCAACATCAACATGGACACACAACCCGTATCCAGACGCCATTTCCTGAAAGCCTCGGGCCTGACCGGTCTGGCGCTTTCGCTGGGATTCTATATCCCGTCGAATGCCGAAGAAGCCGAAATGATCAAAGCGGCTGAAGCCGATAGTTTTGGTATTGAAATGAATGCCTGGGTCCATATCGAACCGTCCGGCCAGGTGACTATTTTCTCGCACCGGGCCGAAATGGGCCAGGGGGTTTATCAGTCCATTCCTCAGATGGTTGCCGAAGAACTTGAAGTCGATCTGGACAAAGTAAATATCGTTTTTGCCAAAGGGGATTCTAAAAAATACGGCAATCAGGTTACGGGGGGTAGTTCAACCGTGCGGGGTTCCTACAAGAACTTGCTGACGCTGGGCGCTACTACCCGCCAAATGCTGATTCAGGCAGCCGCAACCAAATGGAACGTGCCGATAGCGGACTGTTATGCCGAATCAGGACAGGTCATTCACCGGCCCAGCAACAAGCGATTCCACTATGGAGAACTGGTGGCAGACGCGATGAAGCTGGAAACGCCCAAGAACGTCGTCTTAAAAAAGCGATCCGACTACAAGCTCGTTGGCAAGCCGTTGCTTCGGCAGGATACCAAATTAAAAACCAATGGGACGGCCACGTTTGGGCTGGACAAAGAAATTCCGGGTATGCTCTATGCCGCCGTGGAACGTAACCCCCGTCTGCGGGGTAAAGTCAAGAGTTTTGATGATACGGCTACTCGTAAAGTACCCGGCGTCAAACACGTGTTCAAAACCAAAATGCTGGTATTTAATACGTACCGTGAGGGCGTAGCAGTCGTAGCCACCTCAACCTGGGCCGCCTTGCAGGGAAAAAAAGCCCTGAAAGTTGAATGGGACGATAGTGGATTTGAGCACCTAAACACCGACGAGATTTTCAAACGCCAACAGCAAGCCTTAAGAACACAGGAAGGACTTTCCTTTAAGCAGCAGGGCGACGCATCAGCCGTTCTGGCCCAGGCACCTAAGAAACTCGATGTTGTCTATGAAACGCCCTATCAGTATCACGCGTGCATGGAACCGTTGAACTGCATTGCCCACTATCAGGACGATAAACTCGAAATCTGGGGACCAATCCAGGCACCCGAGTGGGTACAGGATGCCATCAGCAAAGAAATGGGGCTGGACCGCGAAAAGGTAATTGTCCACATGACCTTTCTGGGGGGTGGATTTGGCCGAAAGGCATTTATGGATTACCCGCATGAAGCGGCCGTAATCTCCAAAGAAATAAAAGCGCCGGTGCAGGTGGTCTGGACTCGCGAAGATGATGCAACGAATGGCCCGTATCGACCCGGTATTACGTACCGGTGCGAGGGGGTTGTCGATAAGGGGAAAATCAGCGCCTTCAAGCTTCGCATGGCTGGTCAAAACAATGACCATTGGCGCGGAGGACCGAAAGACAAAGCCAATCGGAGTACGTCGGAAGGCTTTCTGAAACCCTATGCCGACGGCATCAAAAACCTCAGCATTGCCGATGTGCCTTTCGAAACACCCATTCCAACCATGTGGTGGCGCTCAGTGTATGCATCGACCAACGGCTTTGCTTATGAGAGTTTCATCGACGAACTGGCCCATGAAGCCAGGCAGGATCCAATGGCCTTCCGCCGGGAACACCTGCCCGATGAGCGACTGCATCGGCAACTCGACAAACTGGCCGAGGTATCGGGCTGGAAAACCCGCAAACCGGGCGAGGGCTACGGCATGGCTATCACTGAGTGTTTTTCCAGTACGGTAGGGCAGGTGGTGAAAGTATCAAAAGGCACGGACGGAAAGCTCAAAATCGACCATGTCTGGGCGGTGATGGATTGCGGGTGGTACGTTAATCCCGATACCATCAAAGCACAGGTGGAGGGGTCTATTGTGATGGCATTGGGAGCCGCTACCCAGCATCAGGTGACATTTAAGGATGGCGTGCCCGTAGACAAGAATTTCTACTCGTATCAACTGCCCCGCATCACCGATATTCCACCCATTGATGTGTATGTCATGGACAACGACGAACCAGCGGGTGGTGTTGGCGAACCGGGTTTGCCTGCCTTTGCTCCTGCCCTGACCAATGCTATATTTGATTTAACCGGCAAACGCATTCGTAAGCTACCGTTTAATCTGGCATTGGTATAAAGAATACTCATCTCATTACCTATATGCGGATCGCTCTAGTATGTATGCTTGTCAGTTGGGTTATCTCAGTTAACCAGCTCCACGCGCAAAACCAACTGAGTCAGCCAACCACCTTGTCGCCGAAACAGCAACGTATTGTCGCTATTGCTTCCCTGACCGCCAAGGGCGATCTGCAAAAACTACAGCCAGCCCTAAACACAGGTCTGGATGCAGGGCTGACTGTCAACGAAATCAAGGAAGTGCTGGTCCATTTGTATGCCTATTGTGGATTTCCACGAAGTATTCGTGGGTTACAGACCTTCATAACGGTACTGGACGAACGCAAGAAAAAGGGCATCACCGACAAGGTGGGCCGGGAAGCCTCACCGATTACCAGCAGCGAACCGAAGTACGAGCGCGGCAAAAAAGTCCTCGAACAACTGAGTGGGCAGCCCGAAACCGGGCCGAAGCGAGGGTACTCGGCGTTTAGTCCGGAGATCGACGTGTTTCTGAAAGAGCATCTGTTTGCCGATCTGTTCGAGCGGGATGTGCTCAACTATACCGACCGGGAGCTGACGACCATTTCGGTGCTGACCAGTATCGGGGGCGTTGAGCCCATGTTGCAAAGCCACCTGGGCATCTGTTTGCACCTGGGACTGACCGCCCCCCAGCTACAGCAGGCGATGGCACTGATCGAAACAACCGTCGGTAAATCGGAAGCCGACGCTGGCCGACTGGTTTTGACGCAGGCTACAGCAGCCAGACGGTAAGTGAAATTATATACAAGGAGAGCGCTTTTACAGTGAAATCAATGAAAAACAACGTGATAGGCTTACTAGCTGTAGGTTTACTGATCTCATTGATCGGTAGCGAGGTAAGGGCGCAAACCCAACCGGCAACGCAAACGGACGCGGGTGCCATTTTCCCAAAAGGCCAGCGGGCACCAGCCAGCAACTTTACCGGCACCGTCTGGGTGCAGCAGTTAATCGAGCCCGACAGCGCGATCAATATTCCCGTGGGCTACGTGACCTTCGAGCCGGGTGCCCGCTCGCACTGGCATCGCCACGCGGGCGGGCAGGTACTGCTGGCGCTGGGCGGCATTGGTTACTATCAGGAGCAGGGTAAACCCATTCAAATCCTCCGAAAAGGCGACGCGGTGAAATGTCCACCAAACATACCCCATTGGCATGGAGCTTCGCCAACGGTCGAATTTAGGCAGGTAGCCATCACACCCAACACGGCAACAGGGCGGGTAACGTGGTTGCAACCGGTAACGGATCAGGAGTACAACAACGTTAAGAAGTAAGTTTTCACCAAGTTGATCTAGCAATTCACTGAAGAATACCCCAGTAATTTTATCAGTCAAGTCTGTTTGGCACCGGGCAAGTCAACAGGCCAATTTTGGGCAATAAATGTATCCATTAGTGAACCAGTTTATGGTCAACTTTTTCCAGGACAGGATAATTCCGCGCTGACACGTTGACCGTTTAATTGGTAATGGCCTCCCGTCAGGATACTCAGCGTCGGTAAATTGGCTACAGGCTATCGGTTAGCTCATGAATCTAAAGAGCTAATTACGTAAAAATACATGCTGTTCGTATGCGAATTGATGAGTTAATCCTAGTTTAGGCAATCTAAATCTGGCCCTCCTCATTTATGCAACTTCCCGATTCCTATTCTTTCCGACTACTAAACGTGCTTTGCCTTTTGCTGGTTGCTATCGTTAGCAACGCCAGTCCTAGAGCAGACATCCTGACGAAACCAGGAGCTACCACAGGAATAACGGTTACCATCGACCCCACAAAAACAGGCCAGACCATCGATCATTTTGGGGCTTCCGATGCCTGGTCCTGCCAGTTTGTGGGTCAGTGGCCAGAGGCAAAGAAAACAGCCATCGCCGATTTGCTCTTCAGTAGGGATACCCTGCCCAATGGAAAACCTAAGGGAATCGGCTTGTCGCTCTGGCGGTTTAACATTGGCGCGGGAACTGCTGAACAGGGCATTGAGAGTGGTATTAAGGATGAATGGCGACGTGCGGAATCATTCCTCAACAACGATGGAACCTATAACTGGTCTAAGCAGGCTGGGCAAGTCTGGTTTTTAAAGGCTGCTAAAGAACGCGGTGTCGCTACCTTTTTAGCATTCCCAAACAGCCCGCCCGTCCAGTACACGATCAATGGCAAAGGGTATGCAAGTAAAGCAATCCCTAATCTGAATGCGGATAAGTTTGATCAGTACGCCGGGTTTCTGGCTACGGTGATTACAGGCATCCGCAACAAAACCGGGATTTTGTTCAATTACATCAGTCCGGTCAATGAACCCCAATGGGACTGGAGCGATGGGGGTCAGGAGGGCACTCCTTTTTACAACAACCAGATCGCCAGTATAACCCGGTCGCTCAGTAGCGCCCTATTGAACAATAAACTGGCTACCCAGATAAATGTCGCCGAAGCGGGTCAAATTGAATTTCTGTATTCAGAGCACAATCGTCAGGGAAAAGGCAAGCAGATCAGTTCATTTTTCAACAAAGCCTCAACGGACTATATTGGTAATCTACCGAACCTCACGAAGGCGGTCTCTGCTCATAGTTATTTTACGACCTCTCCGTACAACATTGCCGTGCAGAAGCGCAACCAGCTTGCGACTAGCGTATCCGATGTTCCGAATCTTGGCTACTGGATGTCGGAATACTGCATTCTGGGCGACAACAGCGGGGAAATAAACGGATCTGGACGAGAACTTGGTATTGACCCCGGCTTGTACGTCGCGAAAGTGATCCATACTGACCTCGTCAATGCATATGCCTCAGCCTGGCATTGGTGGATTGCCATATCGCCTTACAATTACAAAGATGGGTTGATCTATATCGACAAAACGAAAACGGACGGCAATTACTATTCATCGAAGATGCTCTGGGCATTCGGCAATTTCAGTCGATTTATACGTCCCGGTGCCGTGCGGGTAAATACGTCGGTTACGCAAAGCAATGAAGGGCTTCTGGTATCATCGTATAGGAACAAGAACCAGCAACTCGTTACCGTATGTATCAACGCGGGGAGTGAGGACCAATTAGTTAAGCTGATTTTGGCATCTGGCAATTTATCCAACGTAACACGCTATACAACGTCGGCAATGGCAGATCTTGACCCTGTTTCTATCAGGAACTACGATGGTAGCCTAACTATTGGAGCGAAAAGCATCGTTACAGTCGTTGGGAATTTAAACTAAATAAACGCTCAGTTTATGCGTGTTAATTGACGGACTGGAAATTACAAATGCCATTGCAGATGGGTGAACCATTGAAATTAGCATTGATCTTTTAACGAGAATGGTCAGCTTTAGAGCTGACCATTCTCGTTAGTAATCACCTGATAACTAGACACTAATCCTCCCGTATAAGTAATCAGCTTCTTCGTTCAGTAACAAAGTTATGACCACGGGCATCGGTCTTAACTCTATTTCACAAATAATAATTCGCGGTACTTTATTAATGGCCAGTCTTCATCGTCAACCACTTCTTCGAGCTTATCCACTTCGTAACGGATCAGGTCAAAGTGATCCTTTACTTCGGTAGCGTAGAGTTTGGCGCGTTCGGCAGTATCGGTTACATTGTTCGCTTTTTTGCGGGATTCGATCATGGCTTCCACTCCCTTCTTGATCACAATGACCCGGGTTGAAATTTCACGCAGGATATCTTTAATCGGTTCAGCTTCGGCAGTCATGCCTAACTCAACCAGATTCCGGGCAGTTTCGGCTAACTTGTTCTGGTATTTCAGTGCGGTTGATACTACGTGGTTCATGGCCAGATCGCCCATCACGCGCGACTCGATCTGCACGTTTTTGATATACTTTTCGAGTTCAATTTCGTAGCGGGATTCAACCTCAGCGTGGTTCATAACCCCCGTCCGCTCAAACAGGGCCAGCGATTCGGGCTGAACAAACACGCCTAACGCTTCGGGCGATGATTTGATGTTTGACAAGCCCCGTTGAGCCGCTTCGTCAACCCACTCGTCCGAGTACCCATTGCCTTCAAACAGGATGCGTTTGCTGTTGGCATAGTATTCTTTTAAAATATCGACGATAGCCAGTTCCTTCTTCTCACCCTTTGCTAACCGTACATCCAGATCGGTTTTAAATCGGTTCAACTGATCGGCTACAATGGCGTTCAAAACGGTCATAGTCGACGCCGAGTTGGCTGAACTTCCCACTGCTCTAAACTCAAATTTATTACCCGTAAAGGCGAAAGGTGAGGTTCGGTTCCGGTCGGTATTGTCGCGCATCAGGCTGGGAATACGGTTGAGTCCCAGCTTGTAATACACGTTATCGCCCTTATTCACGGTCACTTCCGACTTGGTTTCCAGATCATTAAGAGCCAGCGTTAAAGCTTCACCCAGGAAAATCGAGACAATGGCCGGGGGAGCTTCGTTAGCACCCAGCCGGTGTTCATTACCCGCCGAGGCAATACTGGCACGTAGTAAATCGGCATTATCGTGAACCGCTTTTACTACATTCACCAGAAACGTCAGAAACCGTAGACTTTCCTTTGGTTTGGTGCTCGGAGCCAGCAGGTTAACGCCTGTATTGGTCCCCATCGACCAGTTATTGTGTTTGCCACTCCCATTAACTCCGGCAAATGGTTTTTCGTGGAAGAGCACCTTCAGGTTATGCTTCTCCGATATCTTTTCCATTAAATCCATCAGCAGCGCATTGTGGTCAACGGCCAGATTGACTTCTTCGAAAGTCGGGGCTACCTCAAACTGACCCGGTGCCACTTCATTGTGTCGCGTCCGAACCGGCATGCCAAGTTTCATGGACTCGAACTCAAAGTCCACCATAAACGCATTGACGCGGGGCGGAATAGAACCAAAATAGTGATCTTCCAATTGCTGGCCCCGTGCGGGAGCATGTCCAAATACCGTTCGGCCAGCCAGTACCAGATCAGGGCGGGCATAGAACAGCGCCCGGTCAACCACAAAATATTCCTGTTCTGGACCGAGTGTGGGGGTTACTTTCGTGATATTCCGATCAAAATACTGACAAACAGCCGTTGCCGCTTTATCCAGTGCATTCAGTGCTTTCAGCAAGGGTGTTTTGTAATCCAGCGCTTCCCCCGTATACGAAATAAAAACCGATGGAATACAGAGCGTTTTTCCGCCTGCTCCGTTATCCATCAAAAACGCAGGTGATGAGGGGTCCCATCCGGTGTAACCCCGAGCCTCGAAGGTATTCCGCAGTCCTCCATTCGGAAACGACGATGCATCCGGTTCCTGCTGTACCAATGCACTTCCTTTGAATTTCTCGACGGCTTTACCGTCGAGGGTAATATCAAAAAAGGCATCGTGTTTTTCGGCGGTTTCGCCCGTTAGCGGCTGAAACCAGTGGGTGTAGTGGGTTGCGCCTTTGGAGGTTGCCCACGATTTCATGGCACTCGCTACTTCGTCGGCAATACCCCGGTCAATCTGGCCATTGGTGCTGATGGCTTCGGTAACTTTTAGGTAGGCTTCGGGCGAGAGGAGTGCCCGCATGACTTCATTATTGAATGTATAACTGCCAAAAAAATCACCAACACGTTCAGTAGGAGCTGCTACCGGCATAGCCTGACGACTTTGGGCAATTTCGAGGGCTTTGAAACGAAAATTAGACATCGAACGGCTTTAAGGTTTTAGGTTTTTAAATATTTGTCAAACTTACACGCCTTCAGCACAGATTACAATGAATACCACAAAAAAGCCCGGCTACTCGCGCAGCCGGGCTTTGTACCAATAAGTATGTTGGCTTATGCCGCTACAACATCAGCCGATTTAACGGTTTTGATAATGATAGCTGCCACTTTGTATGGATCGGCAGCCGAGTTTGGACGACGATCTTCTAACCAGCCTTTCCAACCACGTTCTACGGTAGCAATTGGGATACGAATTGAAGCACCCCGGTCAGAAATACCGTACGAGAACTGATCGATCGACTGTGTTTCGTGCTTACCTGTCAGGCGCATTTCGTTGTCGGCACCGTATACAGCAATGTGCGCTTTGATAACGTCTGCTGGAGAGAAGGCTTCGCAAATTTTAGAATATACATCCTGGCTACCCGATGTGCGCAGCACTGAATTTGAGAAGTTAGCGTGCATACCCGAGCCGTTCCAGTCGGTAGCACCCAGAGGTTTGCAATGCCAGTTGATAGAGATACCGTATTTCTCTCCAATCCGCTCTAACAGGTAACGAGCTACCCAAATCTGATCACCAGCAGCTTTAGCCCCTTTAGCGAAAATCTGGAATTCCCACTGACCAGTTGCTACCTCAGCATTGATACCTTCTACATTTAGACCAGCATCCAGACAAACATCAAGGTGTTCTTCAATGATATAACGGCCATAGGCATTTTGAGCACCTACCGAGCAATAATAAGGACCTTGTGGACGTGTTGGGAACCCTTCAGCCGGGAAGCCAAGTGGTTTGTCAATTTTCATATCCCACAGGAAATACTCCTGCTCAAAGCCAAACCAGAAATCGTTATCGTCATCTTCAATCGTGGCACGACCGTTGGTTACGTGAGGAGTACCATCGGCATTCAACACTTCACACATGACGAGGTAACCGTTTTTGCGCTGTGGATCAGGACAGATGAAAACTGGTTTCAGCAAACAGTCTGACTTACCACCTTCAGCCTGTTCGGTTGAAGAACCATCAAACGACCACATCGAGCAGTCTTCAAGGTTGCCTGAGAAATCATCCTCAATTTTAGTTTTGGAACGCAGGCTTTGGGTGGGCTTGTAGCCGTCGAGCCAAATGTACTCT
Coding sequences:
- a CDS encoding glutamine synthetase beta-grasp domain-containing protein; its protein translation is MAKSKLEYIWLDGYKPTQSLRSKTKIEDDFSGNLEDCSMWSFDGSSTEQAEGGKSDCLLKPVFICPDPQRKNGYLVMCEVLNADGTPHVTNGRATIEDDDNDFWFGFEQEYFLWDMKIDKPLGFPAEGFPTRPQGPYYCSVGAQNAYGRYIIEEHLDVCLDAGLNVEGINAEVATGQWEFQIFAKGAKAAGDQIWVARYLLERIGEKYGISINWHCKPLGATDWNGSGMHANFSNSVLRTSGSQDVYSKICEAFSPADVIKAHIAVYGADNEMRLTGKHETQSIDQFSYGISDRGASIRIPIATVERGWKGWLEDRRPNSAADPYKVAAIIIKTVKSADVVAA
- a CDS encoding glutamine synthetase III, translating into MSNFRFKALEIAQSRQAMPVAAPTERVGDFFGSYTFNNEVMRALLSPEAYLKVTEAISTNGQIDRGIADEVASAMKSWATSKGATHYTHWFQPLTGETAEKHDAFFDITLDGKAVEKFKGSALVQQEPDASSFPNGGLRNTFEARGYTGWDPSSPAFLMDNGAGGKTLCIPSVFISYTGEALDYKTPLLKALNALDKAATAVCQYFDRNITKVTPTLGPEQEYFVVDRALFYARPDLVLAGRTVFGHAPARGQQLEDHYFGSIPPRVNAFMVDFEFESMKLGMPVRTRHNEVAPGQFEVAPTFEEVNLAVDHNALLMDLMEKISEKHNLKVLFHEKPFAGVNGSGKHNNWSMGTNTGVNLLAPSTKPKESLRFLTFLVNVVKAVHDNADLLRASIASAGNEHRLGANEAPPAIVSIFLGEALTLALNDLETKSEVTVNKGDNVYYKLGLNRIPSLMRDNTDRNRTSPFAFTGNKFEFRAVGSSANSASTMTVLNAIVADQLNRFKTDLDVRLAKGEKKELAIVDILKEYYANSKRILFEGNGYSDEWVDEAAQRGLSNIKSSPEALGVFVQPESLALFERTGVMNHAEVESRYEIELEKYIKNVQIESRVMGDLAMNHVVSTALKYQNKLAETARNLVELGMTAEAEPIKDILREISTRVIVIKKGVEAMIESRKKANNVTDTAERAKLYATEVKDHFDLIRYEVDKLEEVVDDEDWPLIKYRELLFVK